One genomic segment of Bradyrhizobium prioriisuperbiae includes these proteins:
- a CDS encoding aromatic-ring-hydroxylating dioxygenase subunit beta, which yields MTRHLSTAVPATDPRLDAVMLRYDIEAFNTAYAETLDEQRLMDWAEMFTDDAHYVVVSRENYQRNLPVGLIYCENRGMIRDRAFALKETAMFAPRYLRHLIANLSVGPEQSDGIIVARANYVVLQVLFDRPDATLHQVGTYYDKFRRTDHGLKLAERRCVYDNLLVPNALCLPV from the coding sequence ATGACGCGTCATCTGTCCACAGCCGTGCCCGCGACCGATCCGCGTCTCGATGCGGTGATGTTGCGTTACGATATCGAGGCCTTCAACACCGCCTATGCCGAGACGCTGGACGAGCAGCGGCTGATGGACTGGGCTGAGATGTTCACCGACGACGCGCACTATGTCGTGGTCTCGCGCGAGAACTATCAGCGCAATCTGCCCGTCGGCCTCATCTACTGCGAGAACCGGGGCATGATCCGCGACCGCGCGTTCGCGCTGAAGGAGACCGCGATGTTCGCGCCGCGTTATCTGCGCCACCTGATCGCCAATCTCAGTGTCGGGCCCGAGCAAAGCGACGGCATCATCGTGGCGCGCGCCAATTACGTGGTGCTGCAGGTGCTGTTCGATCGCCCGGATGCCACGCTGCATCAGGTCGGCACTTATTATGACAAATTCCGTCGCACCGATCATGGCCTCAAGCTCGCGGAGCGGCGCTGCGTCTACGACAATCTGCTGGTGCCGAACGCGCTGTGCCTGCCGGTCTGA
- a CDS encoding FAD-dependent oxidoreductase yields MAWQRAASLKSIPKDGVLGVKLDGTPIALYDLQGEIRATHGICTHALAFLADGFVEDGKIECPLHQGLFDIRSGKALCAPLTKDIATYAVKVEGDDVLVDLEQSGRSTGDVSTDNALTSVEPLATSDNAAAATNVVIVGAGQAAAAAIVAMRDAGFNGTIDLVGDEVHLPYERPPLSKEALLGQPTAFQPRLSEEDARRYGVKLHLGQRAVAVDSRGRTVSLEGGEALSYDALLLATGGRARRLALPGSDLPNVLHLRTIEDAAMIERAFATATHVGIIGGGFIGLELASSAVARGLAVTVLEREPEIMARILPAPLGRVFRALARRHQVDVRRNADVTEITRRGKRLGIHTGGEIIEVDAVLVGIGLEPNLDLAQAAGCTVANGIEVDADGRTSVPNVWAAGDCTLHHVAAAGGRRIRLESWHNAEEQGAAAGRSIAGAASAALKRPWFWTDQFGLNIQMLGTIAPTDLVAHSGAAGASAGAVYRTIDRASGRLTGVVAFSDAQAIRAARAELELSAPFDLMAAGAQVLSADTHTDDDSSDDHSEASDMTANPPLSITTRYAWPKEGLRRIPDWVYTDQTIYEREIDKIFHGRTWNYVALECEVPNPGDYIRSNVGPTPIVVSRAEDGSIHAFENRCAHRAAEFCRELSGNAKEFVCPYHQWSYDLKGNLAGVPFRRGVDGKGGMPKDFKAADHGLRQLNVTTHRGVVFASYQQDMELLQDYLGPEILAEFEATFDGRKPRLLGHYRHSLPGNWKLYHENLKDPYHATLLHTFLVTFGLLVAGNKSLMLADPTGRHGVMASAKSDGKNVSSDTKKEMRAYRESMELAEPRFMDFIDEFKSPWSVTMATIWPNLIIQREMNTLGVRQIVPTGPHEFIMKWTMFGFEGDDEEMTRHRLRQGNLMGPAGFLGLEDNEAIKFVQDGMQRVPNGRHLVELDPAVAAGTSDTLISEAAIRAMYQHWRQEMGL; encoded by the coding sequence ATGGCATGGCAGCGAGCGGCGTCACTGAAATCGATTCCCAAGGATGGTGTGCTCGGTGTGAAACTCGATGGCACGCCGATCGCACTCTATGATCTGCAGGGCGAGATCCGTGCGACGCACGGCATCTGCACCCACGCGCTGGCTTTCCTGGCCGATGGATTTGTCGAGGACGGCAAGATCGAATGCCCCTTGCATCAAGGGCTTTTCGATATCCGCAGCGGCAAGGCGCTGTGCGCGCCGCTGACCAAGGACATCGCCACCTACGCCGTGAAGGTGGAGGGCGACGATGTGCTGGTGGACCTGGAGCAATCAGGCCGTTCGACAGGTGATGTCTCCACAGATAATGCCTTGACCAGCGTTGAGCCCCTTGCAACGAGCGACAACGCCGCCGCCGCAACAAATGTCGTCATCGTCGGTGCCGGCCAGGCCGCCGCCGCCGCGATCGTCGCAATGCGCGATGCCGGCTTCAACGGCACCATCGATCTCGTCGGTGATGAAGTCCACCTGCCCTATGAGCGTCCGCCCTTGTCGAAGGAGGCATTGCTCGGACAGCCGACTGCCTTTCAGCCGCGGCTGAGCGAGGAGGACGCGCGGCGGTACGGCGTCAAACTTCATCTGGGTCAACGCGCTGTCGCAGTCGATTCGCGCGGACGGACTGTCAGCCTGGAGGGTGGCGAAGCGTTGTCCTACGACGCGCTGCTGCTTGCCACCGGCGGCAGGGCGCGGCGCCTGGCTTTGCCGGGCAGCGACCTCCCGAATGTGTTGCATCTGCGCACGATCGAAGATGCAGCCATGATCGAGCGGGCTTTCGCGACCGCCACCCATGTCGGCATCATCGGAGGTGGTTTCATCGGCCTCGAGCTTGCGTCTTCGGCGGTTGCGCGCGGCCTTGCGGTCACGGTGCTGGAACGCGAGCCGGAAATCATGGCGCGCATTCTGCCGGCGCCGCTCGGTCGTGTGTTCCGCGCGCTGGCCCGGCGGCATCAGGTCGACGTGCGCCGCAACGCTGACGTCACCGAAATCACCCGGCGCGGCAAGAGGCTGGGCATCCACACCGGTGGCGAGATCATCGAGGTGGACGCGGTGCTGGTGGGAATCGGGTTAGAGCCGAATCTCGATCTGGCGCAGGCCGCGGGCTGCACCGTTGCCAACGGGATCGAGGTCGACGCCGATGGCCGCACCAGCGTCCCGAACGTCTGGGCCGCCGGCGATTGCACGCTTCATCATGTTGCCGCCGCGGGCGGTCGCCGGATCAGGCTGGAGAGCTGGCACAACGCAGAGGAGCAGGGCGCCGCCGCGGGCCGCTCCATCGCCGGTGCGGCGTCGGCCGCGCTCAAGCGGCCATGGTTCTGGACTGATCAGTTCGGTCTCAACATCCAGATGCTCGGTACCATCGCGCCGACCGATCTGGTGGCCCATTCGGGCGCGGCTGGCGCCAGCGCCGGTGCGGTCTATCGCACCATCGATCGCGCCAGTGGCCGGCTGACCGGCGTGGTTGCCTTCTCGGACGCCCAGGCGATCCGGGCTGCGCGCGCCGAGCTCGAGTTATCCGCGCCGTTCGACCTGATGGCGGCCGGCGCGCAGGTGCTCTCCGCCGACACGCACACGGATGATGATTCTTCAGACGACCACTCGGAGGCCAGCGACATGACCGCAAATCCCCCGCTCTCGATTACCACCCGTTACGCCTGGCCGAAGGAAGGCCTGCGCCGGATCCCCGACTGGGTCTACACCGACCAGACCATCTACGAGCGCGAGATCGACAAGATCTTCCACGGCCGCACCTGGAATTACGTGGCGCTGGAATGCGAGGTGCCGAATCCCGGTGACTACATTCGCTCCAATGTCGGGCCGACCCCGATCGTGGTGTCGCGCGCCGAGGACGGCAGCATCCATGCGTTCGAAAATCGCTGCGCTCATCGTGCCGCGGAGTTCTGCCGCGAGCTCAGCGGCAACGCCAAGGAGTTCGTTTGCCCTTACCACCAGTGGTCCTATGACCTGAAGGGCAATCTCGCCGGCGTTCCCTTCCGGCGCGGTGTCGACGGCAAGGGCGGGATGCCGAAGGATTTTAAAGCCGCTGACCACGGTCTGCGCCAGCTCAACGTCACCACCCACCGCGGCGTGGTGTTCGCCTCCTATCAGCAGGATATGGAATTGCTGCAGGATTATCTGGGACCTGAGATCCTGGCCGAATTCGAAGCGACGTTCGATGGCCGCAAGCCGAGACTGCTGGGACATTACCGCCACTCTTTGCCGGGCAACTGGAAACTCTACCACGAAAACCTGAAGGACCCGTACCACGCGACCCTGCTGCACACCTTCCTGGTGACGTTCGGCCTCTTGGTGGCCGGCAACAAGTCGCTGATGCTGGCAGATCCCACCGGCCGCCACGGCGTGATGGCTTCGGCCAAGTCCGACGGCAAGAACGTGAGCAGCGACACCAAGAAGGAAATGCGGGCGTATCGGGAGAGCATGGAACTGGCCGAGCCGCGATTCATGGATTTCATCGACGAGTTCAAGAGCCCGTGGTCGGTCACGATGGCGACGATCTGGCCGAACCTGATCATCCAGCGCGAGATGAACACGCTCGGCGTGCGCCAGATCGTCCCGACTGGTCCCCATGAATTCATCATGAAGTGGACGATGTTCGGTTTCGAAGGCGACGACGAGGAAATGACCCGGCATCGGTTGCGACAGGGTAATTTGATGGGCCCGGCGGGCTTCCTCGGCCTTGAGGACAACGAGGCCATCAAGTTCGTGCAGGACGGCATGCAGCGGGTGCCGAACGGCCGCCATCTGGTCGAACTCGATCCCGCGGTCGCGGCCGGCACCTCGGATACCCTGATTTCAGAGGCGGCGATCCGGGCGATGTACCAGCACTGGCGCCAGGAAATGGGGCTGTGA
- a CDS encoding TRAP transporter permease: MQEAEVTRVRSLRGGWRWGLIAATAMTILLCINQQFALRFFVDYTQLNTEYFYLLIALMLPFTFLIFPGTQTSPLDRIPWYDVVLFVLTFAASIWLMLNIRKAAQAGWEFDGAPKAVIAGGFVMWAVLMEALRRTGGWSLLLSVFPFTVYPLFADAKWLGPFRGTQSTLEQAAAYHTLSGESLLGIPIQAFADTVIGFLVFGTALMMTGAGKFFINIAFALCGTFRGGAAKVCILASGLLGMMSGSIISNVLTAGTMTIPTMKRSGFRASYAAAIEACASTGAVLAPPVMGATAFVIAQFLNVSYAEIAVAAIIPAALYYLGLFLQVDAYAARHDLKGIPRSELPRISDTIRSGWYYIFVIALLIVMLLYFKRESHAPFYATVLLLILNQLFSRDTRWTFSTIAKFLETNGRTFVELVGILAGCGLLIGAFSMTGVVSSLANDLLRIAGDDAFLLLVMCAVTSLILGLGLTTTACYIFLAILVAPALEKLGLNRMAVHMFIFYWGMLSSITPPVAIASFAAAGIAGSPAMKTGWESMWVGSIIYFLPFFFVLNPALVLQGDSPYLAALGLMALAGIGTLFICGGIQGYQVGIGDLRRTGVLEWPLRVLLVLGGFVLATPGGGIMPLSQWQVTGLGLAILIPTSLLALSLMRRSRQAIA; this comes from the coding sequence ATGCAGGAGGCCGAGGTCACCCGCGTGCGGAGCTTGCGCGGCGGATGGCGCTGGGGGTTGATCGCTGCCACTGCGATGACCATCCTGTTATGCATCAACCAGCAGTTCGCGCTGCGCTTCTTCGTCGACTACACCCAGCTCAACACCGAATATTTCTATCTGCTGATCGCGTTGATGCTGCCGTTCACCTTCCTGATTTTCCCGGGCACACAAACCTCTCCGCTGGATCGCATCCCCTGGTACGACGTGGTGCTGTTCGTGCTGACGTTCGCCGCCTCGATCTGGCTCATGCTGAACATCCGCAAGGCCGCGCAGGCCGGCTGGGAATTCGACGGTGCGCCCAAAGCCGTGATCGCCGGCGGCTTCGTGATGTGGGCCGTGCTGATGGAGGCGCTGCGGCGAACCGGCGGCTGGAGCCTGCTGCTCAGCGTCTTTCCCTTCACCGTCTACCCGCTTTTCGCCGACGCCAAATGGCTCGGGCCGTTCCGGGGCACCCAATCGACGCTGGAGCAGGCCGCTGCCTATCACACGCTGTCCGGCGAAAGCCTGCTCGGCATTCCGATCCAGGCCTTTGCCGACACCGTGATCGGATTCCTGGTGTTCGGCACCGCGCTGATGATGACCGGGGCCGGAAAATTTTTTATCAATATCGCATTCGCGCTGTGCGGCACGTTCCGCGGGGGCGCGGCGAAAGTCTGTATCCTCGCCAGCGGCCTGCTCGGCATGATGTCCGGCTCGATCATCTCCAATGTGCTGACGGCCGGCACCATGACGATTCCGACGATGAAGCGCAGCGGATTTCGCGCGTCTTATGCCGCAGCGATCGAAGCCTGTGCCTCGACCGGCGCAGTGCTGGCGCCGCCGGTGATGGGCGCCACCGCCTTCGTGATCGCGCAATTCCTCAACGTCAGTTACGCGGAGATTGCGGTCGCGGCGATCATCCCCGCCGCACTGTATTATCTCGGCCTGTTCCTCCAGGTCGACGCCTATGCCGCGCGGCATGACCTGAAGGGCATTCCACGCAGCGAGCTGCCGCGGATCTCGGACACCATCAGGAGCGGCTGGTACTATATCTTCGTCATCGCGCTCTTGATCGTCATGTTGCTGTATTTCAAGCGCGAGAGCCATGCGCCGTTCTACGCCACGGTGCTGCTGTTGATCCTGAACCAGCTGTTCTCCAGGGATACGCGCTGGACGTTCTCCACGATCGCAAAGTTCCTCGAAACCAACGGCCGCACCTTTGTCGAACTTGTCGGCATCCTCGCCGGCTGCGGCCTGCTGATCGGCGCGTTCTCGATGACCGGGGTCGTCTCCAGCCTCGCCAATGACCTCCTGCGCATTGCCGGCGACGACGCCTTCCTGCTGCTCGTGATGTGCGCCGTCACCAGCTTGATCCTCGGGCTCGGATTGACCACCACAGCCTGCTACATCTTCCTCGCTATCCTGGTTGCGCCCGCGCTGGAAAAGCTCGGGCTGAATCGCATGGCCGTGCACATGTTCATTTTTTATTGGGGCATGCTGTCGTCGATCACGCCGCCGGTGGCCATCGCGTCGTTCGCAGCCGCCGGCATTGCCGGATCACCGGCAATGAAGACCGGCTGGGAATCCATGTGGGTGGGTAGCATCATCTACTTCTTGCCGTTCTTCTTCGTGCTCAACCCGGCTCTGGTGCTGCAGGGCGACAGCCCCTATCTCGCAGCCCTCGGACTGATGGCGCTGGCGGGCATCGGCACGCTATTCATTTGCGGCGGCATTCAGGGCTATCAGGTCGGCATCGGCGATCTCAGGCGCACCGGCGTGCTCGAGTGGCCGCTCCGTGTGCTGCTGGTGCTGGGTGGATTCGTGCTGGCGACGCCCGGCGGCGGCATCATGCCGCTGTCGCAATGGCAGGTGACGGGCCTCGGCCTCGCCATTCTGATCCCGACCAGTCTGCTGGCGTTATCGCTGATGCGACGTAGTCGCCAAGCCATCGCCTAA
- a CDS encoding amidase: MSGKDLLFNSALDLRERIRSRQISSMEATAAVLQRIADTQPTLNAFITVDGDNALKAAAEADMAVTRGDDLGPLHGVPVSIKDIINTAGLRTTWGSRLMADNVPDADAVAVARLKKAGAIIVGKTTTSEFAHKLLTDAPLFGITRNPWDVSLTPGGSSGGSAVAVAAGMGPLSLATDAGASTRLPAALTGIVGLKPTLGVIPHNQVPDGFNNFIHLGVMARTVADTALMLDVISGEHSSDPHSLGRLRLDTLSALASGTKEIGRLKIAWRPLIGNTLLDDEIRRACEEALDVFRELGCVVDVRDDPVENAEPAWRILQQSNWAARFFARLDDVEAQLDPSFVDGIRAGGGYSGQQLLQATYKRTQHFRTVQGWFADYDLVLTPTCSRPPLPVTARALDPISINGTDAGDMRQSWVSYLNLFDLTGHPAISIPCGFTGAGLPVGLQIVGRWHQDATVLQAAAAFEVARPCAHHVPPDL, from the coding sequence GTGAGTGGCAAAGACTTGTTGTTCAACTCGGCGCTGGACTTGCGCGAGCGTATCCGGTCGCGCCAGATATCGTCGATGGAGGCGACGGCCGCGGTGCTGCAGCGGATTGCGGACACGCAACCGACGCTCAATGCGTTCATCACCGTCGATGGCGACAATGCCTTGAAAGCGGCGGCTGAGGCCGATATGGCCGTAACCCGCGGCGACGATCTCGGTCCGCTGCATGGCGTTCCGGTTTCGATCAAGGACATTATCAACACTGCGGGCCTGCGCACCACCTGGGGCTCGCGGTTGATGGCCGACAACGTGCCTGACGCCGACGCCGTGGCGGTCGCCCGCTTGAAGAAAGCCGGCGCCATCATTGTCGGCAAGACCACCACGTCGGAATTCGCCCACAAGCTCCTGACCGACGCGCCGCTATTCGGCATCACACGTAATCCCTGGGACGTGAGCCTCACGCCGGGTGGCTCGAGCGGCGGCTCGGCGGTTGCGGTGGCCGCCGGCATGGGTCCGCTGTCGCTGGCCACCGACGCCGGCGCCAGCACGCGGCTGCCGGCGGCGCTGACCGGAATCGTCGGGCTCAAGCCGACGCTCGGCGTAATCCCGCACAACCAGGTGCCGGATGGGTTCAATAACTTCATCCATCTCGGCGTGATGGCGCGCACCGTTGCCGACACCGCGCTGATGCTGGACGTGATCTCCGGGGAACACTCTTCTGATCCGCATTCCCTGGGGCGGCTGCGCCTCGATACATTGTCCGCGCTGGCCAGCGGGACAAAAGAGATCGGTCGCCTCAAGATCGCCTGGCGGCCCCTGATCGGCAACACGCTGCTCGACGATGAGATCCGGCGTGCCTGCGAGGAGGCACTCGATGTATTCCGCGAGCTGGGCTGCGTCGTTGATGTTCGCGACGATCCGGTCGAAAACGCCGAGCCGGCGTGGCGCATCCTGCAGCAATCGAACTGGGCGGCGCGGTTCTTTGCCAGGCTGGACGACGTGGAGGCGCAACTCGATCCCAGTTTTGTCGACGGCATTCGCGCGGGCGGCGGATACTCGGGCCAGCAGCTTCTGCAGGCGACCTACAAGCGGACGCAACACTTCCGCACGGTGCAGGGCTGGTTCGCCGATTACGATCTGGTGCTGACGCCCACCTGCAGCCGGCCGCCGCTGCCCGTCACAGCGCGCGCGCTCGACCCGATCAGCATCAACGGAACTGACGCCGGCGATATGCGGCAGAGCTGGGTATCATACCTCAATCTGTTCGATCTGACCGGACATCCGGCCATCAGCATCCCCTGCGGCTTCACCGGTGCCGGCCTGCCGGTCGGATTGCAGATTGTCGGCCGCTGGCATCAGGATGCGACTGTGCTTCAGGCTGCGGCAGCCTTCGAGGTGGCGCGCCCCTGTGCGCATCACGTGCCTCCTGACCTGTAA
- a CDS encoding ABC transporter substrate-binding protein, whose product MLHLRHRFRAITSFLSGSLFAGLAFAAPATAADAIRVRLDWTPWGDQAPFHLAQQSGLFKKYGLDVTLDDGNGSVSTVQIVGNGEYDVGHASLAPMAIARSKGLPVKAIAGFIQENDIGLLVPKDGSIKGPADLKGKKIAFTAGSLEAPFIDRFLAAGKLKRDDVELLNVDAAGKAGMYMTSRTDAAFSSVPFFLAVVEAQRPSTAVRFSENGLKFPSFGLFATEKTITAKRDPLKRFVSVVAGCWAYIFNGHEDEGVKAIIAARPQSKLDPKVLRQQIDTLKDYALTEAVKSLPFGSMALGDWQQAVSILSEGGLLGQTIDPKDLFTNDLIDPKIVADVGASLK is encoded by the coding sequence ATGCTGCACCTCCGTCATCGCTTCCGCGCAATCACATCGTTTCTATCCGGCTCGCTGTTCGCGGGGCTGGCGTTCGCCGCGCCGGCGACTGCGGCAGATGCCATCAGGGTGCGTCTAGACTGGACGCCCTGGGGCGATCAGGCGCCATTCCATCTCGCCCAGCAGTCGGGATTGTTCAAAAAATATGGGCTCGACGTTACTTTGGATGACGGCAACGGCTCGGTGTCGACGGTGCAGATCGTCGGCAACGGCGAATATGATGTCGGCCATGCCTCGCTCGCGCCGATGGCCATCGCGCGTTCAAAAGGCCTGCCGGTCAAAGCCATCGCGGGTTTCATCCAGGAGAACGACATCGGCCTGCTGGTGCCGAAGGATGGCAGCATCAAGGGACCGGCCGACCTTAAAGGCAAGAAGATCGCCTTCACCGCCGGCTCGCTCGAGGCGCCCTTCATCGATCGTTTCCTAGCGGCCGGAAAATTGAAGCGCGACGATGTCGAGCTGCTCAACGTGGATGCCGCCGGCAAGGCGGGCATGTACATGACCAGCCGTACCGATGCCGCCTTCTCATCCGTGCCGTTCTTCCTGGCCGTGGTCGAGGCGCAGCGGCCGTCGACCGCGGTGCGGTTTTCCGAAAACGGCCTGAAATTTCCGAGCTTCGGCCTGTTTGCAACCGAAAAGACCATCACCGCGAAGCGCGACCCGCTCAAGCGTTTTGTCAGTGTCGTCGCCGGCTGCTGGGCCTACATCTTCAACGGTCATGAGGACGAGGGGGTGAAGGCGATCATTGCCGCGCGGCCGCAGTCCAAGCTCGACCCCAAGGTGCTGCGCCAGCAGATCGATACCTTGAAGGACTATGCCCTGACCGAGGCCGTCAAATCGCTGCCGTTCGGCAGCATGGCACTGGGCGACTGGCAGCAGGCTGTGAGCATCCTCTCCGAAGGCGGATTGCTCGGGCAGACGATCGATCCGAAGGATCTCTTCACCAACGACCTGATCGACCCGAAGATCGTCGCCGACGTCGGCGCGAGCCTGAAGTGA
- the maiA gene encoding maleylacetoacetate isomerase codes for MQRRLYTFFRSSTSFRLRIALAYKGLAYEPHYVSLPKMEHRAPEYCALNPQQLLPLLVDDADSYIQSMATIEYLDESYPEPSLIPKDIRSRAYVRAVSQIIGCEMHPLNNVRVLKHLKAQFGADETATKAWYAHWVTEGFRGLEDYLADTKLHGAFCFGDSVTMADICLVPQVFNAARFDCSVDDYPIIKGIFGRCMELDAFRNTQPNTQPDAF; via the coding sequence GTGCAGCGGCGGCTCTACACGTTCTTCCGGTCGTCGACCTCGTTCCGGCTGCGGATCGCGCTGGCGTACAAGGGGCTCGCCTATGAGCCCCATTACGTCAGCCTGCCGAAGATGGAGCATCGCGCGCCGGAGTATTGCGCGCTCAATCCGCAGCAGTTGCTCCCGCTGCTGGTGGACGACGCCGACAGCTACATCCAGTCGATGGCGACCATCGAATATCTCGATGAAAGCTATCCCGAGCCGTCGCTGATCCCGAAAGATATCCGCTCGCGCGCCTATGTGCGGGCGGTGTCGCAGATCATCGGATGCGAGATGCATCCGCTGAACAATGTGCGCGTGCTCAAACACCTGAAGGCGCAGTTCGGCGCCGACGAGACCGCCACCAAGGCGTGGTACGCGCACTGGGTCACCGAAGGGTTTCGCGGGCTGGAGGACTATCTCGCCGACACGAAGCTGCACGGCGCCTTCTGCTTTGGCGACAGCGTCACCATGGCCGACATCTGCCTGGTGCCGCAGGTGTTCAATGCGGCGCGATTCGATTGCTCGGTCGACGATTACCCCATCATCAAGGGAATTTTCGGACGCTGCATGGAGCTCGACGCCTTCCGCAACACGCAGCCGAACACCCAGCCGGACGCGTTCTAG
- a CDS encoding ABC transporter ATP-binding protein has product MIVARDVGKRFGGPADGLTAIDNISIDIAEGEFVSLLGPSGCGKSTFLRCLAGLEQTTSGALSIDGKGIDGPPDRLGMAFQRDALLDWMNVLDNVLLPADFSGARKSQFEPRALELLKMAGLGGFVHAYPRALSGGMRQRVAMCRSLLLDPRLLLMDEPFGALDALTRDQLNVDLYRLWMHRRMTVIFVTHSISEAIFLSSRIVVFSPRPGKVIDDIPITLPTDRKLAVRESAAFGTYARHVRGLFESMGLLHD; this is encoded by the coding sequence ATGATCGTTGCCAGGGATGTCGGCAAGCGTTTCGGCGGGCCGGCGGATGGCCTCACCGCGATCGACAACATTTCGATCGATATCGCGGAAGGCGAGTTCGTCAGCCTGCTCGGCCCCAGCGGTTGCGGCAAGAGCACCTTCCTGCGCTGCCTGGCCGGACTGGAACAAACCACCAGCGGCGCATTGTCGATCGACGGCAAGGGCATCGACGGCCCGCCCGACCGGCTCGGCATGGCATTCCAGCGCGACGCGCTGCTGGACTGGATGAATGTGCTGGACAACGTGCTGCTGCCCGCGGACTTCAGCGGCGCGCGCAAGAGCCAGTTCGAGCCGCGCGCACTGGAGCTGCTGAAGATGGCGGGCCTCGGCGGCTTCGTTCACGCCTACCCGCGGGCGCTGTCGGGCGGTATGCGCCAGCGCGTCGCCATGTGTCGTTCCCTGCTGCTCGACCCGCGGCTTTTGCTGATGGACGAACCATTCGGCGCCCTCGATGCGCTGACGCGGGACCAGCTCAATGTCGATCTGTACCGGCTCTGGATGCACCGGCGCATGACGGTAATCTTCGTCACCCACAGCATCTCGGAGGCGATCTTCCTGTCCAGCCGCATTGTCGTGTTCAGCCCGCGGCCGGGCAAGGTGATCGACGATATTCCGATCACGCTGCCCACGGATCGCAAGCTGGCGGTGCGCGAAAGCGCTGCGTTCGGAACCTACGCCCGCCATGTCCGCGGGCTGTTCGAAAGCATGGGGCTGCTGCATGACTGA
- a CDS encoding MarR family winged helix-turn-helix transcriptional regulator, which produces MPIRRATTKPKPAEPTPPRAKRSAADAPAPVARKAPRSPEMPLWARPGYLLRRLHQIHYALFFEECADFDITPVQYGLLTTLSQNPDLDQNSLGRELGIDRTNVADVLARLSRRGLLERHRSKEDKRMVLARLTPAGQRVTDEMYLAMQRAQNRLLQPLPAEERKAFINTLLRLIDGNNHLGRTIYNPS; this is translated from the coding sequence ATGCCGATACGCCGCGCCACCACCAAGCCGAAGCCCGCCGAACCCACACCACCCCGTGCCAAACGCAGTGCTGCCGACGCGCCGGCGCCCGTGGCGCGCAAGGCGCCGCGGTCTCCGGAGATGCCGCTGTGGGCGCGGCCCGGCTATCTGCTGCGGCGGTTGCATCAGATTCACTATGCGCTGTTTTTCGAGGAGTGCGCCGACTTCGATATCACGCCGGTGCAATATGGGCTTCTGACGACGCTGTCGCAGAATCCGGACCTCGACCAGAATTCCCTGGGGCGCGAACTGGGGATCGACCGCACCAATGTTGCCGATGTGTTGGCGCGGCTGTCCCGGCGCGGTCTGCTGGAGCGCCACCGCAGCAAGGAAGACAAGCGCATGGTGCTGGCGCGGCTGACGCCTGCCGGGCAGCGCGTCACCGACGAGATGTATCTGGCGATGCAGCGGGCCCAGAACCGGCTGCTGCAGCCGCTTCCGGCCGAGGAGCGCAAGGCCTTCATCAACACGCTGCTGCGACTGATCGACGGCAACAATCATCTGGGACGGACGATCTACAACCCGAGCTGA
- a CDS encoding ABC transporter permease translates to MTDVSRISLAGAAIGRKAIPFIGAAVFLLLWELACRVYQIRPVLLPAPSEIITELAQSPLWFAQQASYTLGITLAGFAVAAVLGVLFAVLITEWKLLDRLLFPLFVALNSVPKVALAPLCIIWFGTGSEPKIAIAFLIAVFAVVIDTILGLRSVPPDTIDLARTLRGSRWKVLTRIKLYCALPHLFAGLKVSMSLALVGAIVGEFVSSQRGLGYVILSAQGMFDTPRVFAAITLLAVLGVLLMEAVSLAERLALPWHHSAARSSGH, encoded by the coding sequence ATGACTGACGTGTCCCGTATCTCGCTCGCTGGTGCTGCGATCGGCCGCAAGGCCATTCCGTTCATCGGCGCGGCTGTCTTTCTGCTGCTCTGGGAGCTGGCGTGCCGGGTCTACCAGATCCGCCCCGTGCTGCTGCCGGCGCCTTCTGAGATCATCACGGAGCTGGCGCAATCACCGCTGTGGTTTGCGCAACAGGCGAGCTATACGCTCGGGATCACGCTGGCGGGCTTTGCCGTGGCCGCCGTGCTCGGCGTGCTGTTCGCAGTCCTCATCACCGAATGGAAGCTGCTGGACCGGCTGCTGTTTCCGCTGTTCGTGGCGCTCAACAGCGTGCCCAAGGTCGCGCTCGCCCCGCTCTGCATCATCTGGTTCGGCACCGGCTCCGAGCCGAAGATCGCGATCGCCTTCCTGATCGCGGTGTTTGCCGTGGTGATCGACACCATTCTCGGCCTGCGTTCGGTGCCGCCCGATACCATCGACCTGGCGCGGACCCTGCGCGGATCGCGCTGGAAGGTATTGACCCGGATCAAGCTCTATTGCGCGCTGCCGCATCTCTTCGCAGGTCTGAAGGTTTCGATGTCGCTGGCGCTGGTCGGCGCCATTGTCGGCGAGTTCGTGTCCTCGCAGCGCGGCCTCGGTTACGTCATCCTGAGCGCGCAGGGCATGTTCGACACGCCCCGGGTGTTCGCCGCCATCACGCTTCTGGCCGTGCTCGGCGTTCTGCTGATGGAAGCCGTCAGTCTCGCCGAACGGCTTGCATTGCCGTGGCACCACAGCGCAGCGCGATCTTCCGGGCACTGA